The DNA window CGGCCGTGGCTTCGGCGGCGGTGGCGGTGGTGGCGGCCGTGGCCGCGACCGCTACTGATTCCACGTTGTCTGGATAGTCGCGGCACGGCGAGCCTCGCGCTCGCCGTGCTATTTCTTCCCCCCTCAAGCCCAGCGCGAAACTGCGCGGAAGCCGGTGCTCAGCATGCAGCGACAAGGTGCATCCAAGCGGCAGAAAGAGCGTGCGCGCCAGGAAAAGCAGCGCGAGAAAGACGCCGCTCGCAATGAACGACGCAAGGACAAGACGTTGAAATCTGTTCCAGGTGAGCCTGGCGAAGATCCGGATATTGCCGGGATCGTCCCGGGACCTCAGCCTCCGGCGGTCGAGTGAGCAACGGAGAGCGGCGAGACGTCGAGCCGAGCGTTCCGCCTCCACCAGCGGGAGAGAAGGTCGAGTCCCCGCGAGACGCCGAGCGACGTAAGTTCATCGAGGAACGCTCGCAGGCGCTCGGTCAGAGCTGGGCTCAGGGCTTTCGTCGTGAATTGCAGCAGCAGGGGCGGGCGGTCGCTGGTGGCTGGCCGGGAACGTTGCGTGAGGCGCGAACCTACGTGGAGCGCGCTCTGATGACCGAGCTGCGCAGCCGCAAGATGGCGATGATCAGCGGCGCTGAGCGCGAGACGGCCGCGAAGGTGGCCTACGCGAGCGCCAGGAGCGAGTGGCGCAAGCACGTCGAGCCCGAGCCCCCCTGAGGGCGCGGCGTCGTCACCAGGGGGTGCCGTCCTTGTGCACGTAAGCGAACCCGCCACCGGGTTGAGGCCGACACTCCATGTCGATGTCGCTGTAGACAGCATGGTCCTGCTCCTCGTCGGTCCCGACCTCGAGGTAGACAGCAGGACGATCCGAGCGGTTGACGAGCTGGTGCCCGTCGGGGCGACCCGCCGGGAATCCGGCCGCCATGCCTGCGCGCAGCACCTGCTCGCCTGCGTCGGTGACGAGGACCAGCTCGCCTTCCACGACGTAGACGAACTCCTCGTCGTGGGAATGCCAATGGCGCTGCGACGACGCCGCGCCAGGCGCGAGCTGGGTGAGGTTGACGCCGAACCGGGTGAGGCCGAGGGCTTTGCCGATGCGGCGTCTGGCGCGGCCAGCGACGGCCAGACGGAAGGGCTCGGGGTAGCCGGTGTTCGTCAGGGGTTCGACGGTGGCAGGGTCGAGGGCAGGCGGCCGGGGATCGGACATGGGTGGAGTTAAGTTCGATCATGAGGCTGACGGCAAGGGCGGGCGGAGCGGGGCGGGCTGATGGACAAGCGCGGACGGAGCTTTGCCATGGAGCACGGGCATCCTCTTGCGGCCCCCAGCAGGCCCTGGTGAGGGCGCCTCGGGACTTGACAGGGAGGGCGAGGTACAAGCGAATCGCGTCGTGCTCGTCGGTCTCCGTGTCTCCTTCGCCGCCGTCGTGCTCGTCGCGACCTTCGCCAACGCGCCCTTCCAGTGCGCCAGTGAGCCGGATCTGCGGCGTCGGCGCGTGGAGGACCCGAGCGAGGTGTTGTTCGCGCTCGCCGAGCGCTTCGAAGCGAAGGGCGAGCGCGACGCCCAGGTGGCGACGCTGCGCTACCTGATCGAGCGGTATCCATCGAGTCGGTTCGCAGGAATGGCGCGTCAGGATCTGGAGTCCCTGGGGGTGCCCCCGACCGAGACGAACACCACCGGCGAGAGGCCGCCCGAGTGATGCGGGCACCGCTCGTCACCCAGATCACTGCGACCTCGGTGGTCCCGGAGGTCGAGCTCGTCACACGTCTCCGGGCGCTCGGGGGGTGGTCGGAGGCGTGGCGTGCGCGGGTGGCGGTGCAGCTCCGAGATCCAGAGCTATCAGCAGCCGCACTGCTGGCCATGGGGCGACGGCTGCGAGCGATCACGGCGGAGCTGGGCATGGCGCTCCTGGTCAACGATCGGCTGGACGTGGCCCAGCTCCTCGGAGCCGAGGGTGTCCATCTGGGTCGGCGCTCGGTCGGCGTGGAGGAAGCACGACGATTCCTGGGTGGGAGCGCGTGGATCTCGGTGGCCTGTCACGATCTTGACGACATCTGGCGTGCGCTGGTTGAAGGCGCCGATGCCGTGACGCTCTCGCCAGTCTTCGCATCCCCAGGGAAAGGCGTGCCCCTCGGCCTCGAGGTACTCGGCGTGGCGCGGAGCACCATCGAGCAGGGACCGGTCAGCCCGGATGGCCTCAATGGCCTCGGTGGGCTCGACTCCACGCAAGCTCACGGGCAGCAGAGGCCTCGGACGGTGGCGTTGATCGCCCTGGGAGGCATCGAGGCGCGGAACGCTGCGTCGTGCCTCGCCGCAGGAGCCGACGGGGTTGCTGCCATCCGCGAGGCGCCAGCCAGGTTGCTTGCGGCGCTGGCCGAGGGAGAAGTCGGCGCGTGCCTGGCCGATGCCGGAGAAGCTCCAGGAGCACTGCGCCACGGGGTTGCCTCGCGGCGCAAGGAGTCGAAGGGACGATGAAGACCAACGCCGCGCGCCTGCTGGATGCGCTGGGCATCCGCTACGAGCTGCGCGAGTACGAGGTGGAGCCGGAGGACCTGCGCGCCGAGACGGTGGCGGCGAAGATCGGCATGCCGCCGGAGCAGGTCTGGAAGACGCTGGTGGCGCGCGGAGACCGGAACGGTGTCTGCTTCGCGGTCGTCCCGGCGACGGCGGCGCTGGATCTGAAGGGCCTGGCGAAGCTGAGCGGCGACCGGAAGGTGGACACGGTACCGCTCAAGGAGGTGCAACCCCTGACGGGCTATGTCCGTGGAGGGGTGACGGTACTGGGGGCGAAAAAGGCCTACCCGGTCTATGCCGACGAGACGATCGAGCTGTTCGACGTGGTCTCGATATCTGCAGGGGTGCGGGGGACTCAGATCCTTATCGCGCCAGGGGACTATCTGCGCGCCGTGAAGGCTCAAGTGGGATCCATCGCTGCGCTGCGATGAGCGCGGCGTCGCGCCGTGGAAGCCGAGGGGGATGCCTCAGCGAGAGCGGGATCGATGACGGCGGCGGAGCGCGGCGGTCGCCAGCGCCGCAGCAAGGATGGCGGGCGCGGGGTTCCCGATGCGCCTGCCGAGTGGCTCGGAGCCTGGCGGCTCGACGGAGTAGTCGCCGCAGGGGACATTCTCCACCTTGGCGGCGACGAGGTTGCTGGAGATGGGGGCCTGACTCGAAGCAGGTTCGAGGCGGAGGTCGTCCTCGAGGGCGCTTGGCGGGAGATCCGCCTCCAAGCGTGTGAGGACGAGATCGCCGGGACGGAGACCGATGAGAGCTCGGCCTACGTCCGAGAGATCGCCGCACGTGAAGGTGGCAGCGGTGACACTCCTCCCGTCCGAACAAGGGCCAGCCTCGCGCGTGCCATCGGGGCAGGTCTCGACCACGGTGAGGTTGGGGTAGGTCACGAGGCGCATGCCGAGATCGCAGTACCCGTACGGATCGCCGGTGTTGTTTTCGTGCTGGAGGACATAAGCCTCGGCGATGGTGGTGGCCGAGCTGGAGGTGTGATCGAACGTGACTCGGATCATTTCCCCGTGAGGGTCATGGTGCGGGGAGACGAGTGGAAACTGGGAGACATGACTCGTGAGGAAGCCACGCCTGTCTTCCCGGGAGAGCTCCTCCCGACGGAGGGTCTCGTAGTTCGAACTCTCTTCGGCGAAGTCCCACCTCAGCGCGTTCCCGTCCAGCGTCACCGAGGGGAAATTCTCCGGCGCGTAGCGTCCCTCCCCGAGGACGTAGAGCGTGAGCGGCACGGTCTCGCCGGCGCCGGCGGCCATCATGCCCAGCGGGACCAGGGGAGAGCCACCGGGGGCCACGACCCGGACCGGGGTCATCTGCGAGACGGATGCGCCAGGGCGCAGGCGCATGGCGATGAAGTCGAGGCCCTGAGCCGCGTAGGCGTCGAGTACGGGAATCACCGCGGAGGGGATCGCGTAGCCGTTGGTCGTGAGCCATGTCTGGATGGCCTCACCGCTGCCCGAACTCAGCGTGACCGTCTGGTAGTTCCCCACGGATCCTTCGTGGAGCACGGTGACGTCCGGCGTCCCTTGACCGAAGTTGCCACGACCGGAGAGGGCCCCACCATCGAGCGCGGCCGAGCCACAGCAGCCGCCGGACGAGGACCCTGAGCCGCTGTCGTCGTGACAGGTGACGAGCGGCGCAAGCACGCGGGGGGCCGTGAACGCCTCGAGGGCTTCGAACCAGGCATCGGTGGACGCCTCCAGGACCGCGCCAGGGCCCACGGGAAGCACCCAGGCGAAGTCGCTGGGGTCCCCCTCGTAGGCGATCTGACTCCAGAGCACGCTCTGCTCGGTGGAGAGCGAGAGCGCGATGCGCTGGGAGGTGACGGTGATGATCTCGGGGGGCTGCCCGGGGACTTCCCGAGGGAAGACGCCACCGCAGGCCTCCGCCACACGAGGGGCAGCCACGGCCATCGACGCGGCGGTCAGGGCACAAGCAAGGTGAAGGTATCGCATGAACCAGTGCTCCTTCGTGAACGGGGAGAATACCCTGCAAACTCCGATCCTCCACTGTCGTTCGTGGTCCGGATCGCTCCATCCAGGGCGTGCGTTCCAGGATGTGCCAGGGGAGGGGACACCCGTGCGACCGCGCTGTCATGGCGGGCGCCCCCTCGCTCGTTGCTGCCCCCTCCCTCGCTCGTTTCTCGACGCTAGGGGCGCCCCTTGCTACTAGCGCCCCATGTCCGGTGATCCTTCGACCCCTACCTCTGAGAGCGCCTCGGGCCTTTTCGACAAAGTCCCCACCGAGATCAACTTCCCGGCCGAGGAGTCGACGATTCTCGCCTTCTGGAAGCAAGAGAGGGTCTTCGAAAAGACGCTGAGCGCAGAGACCCGAGCGACCGGGCCGTCGCGCGGCACCTTCGTGTTCTACGAGGGGCCACCGACTGCGAACGGCATGCCTCACAACGGGCACGTGCTCACCCGGGCGGTGAAGGACGTCTTCCCCCGCTACAAGACCATGTGCGGCTACGACGTGCCGCGAAAAGCCGGGTGGGACACGCATGGGCTCCCCGTAGAAGTGGAGGTCGAGAAGGAGCTGCGCATCCACGGCAAGGCGGACATCGAGGCCTACGGGGTCAAGCCGTTCATCTCGCGCTGCATCGCCTCCGTGTTTCGTTACACCGAGGCCTGGGAGTCACTGACCGACAAGGTTGGCTTCTGGGTCGACCTCGACAAGGCCTACGTGACCTACCACAAGAGCTACGTCGAGAGCGTGTGGTGGGCCCTCGCGGAGCTGCACCGGAAGGGTCTCCTCTACCAGGGCGAGAAGGTGGTGTGGTGGTGGGCCCAGGGGGGCACGGCGCTTTCCAGCGCCGAGGTCGGCCAGGGGTACAAGACGGTCGACGACCCGAGCGTGTACGTGGCATTCCCGCTCGTGGACGAGCCTGGGACGGCGCTCGCCGTGTGGACCACGACGCCCTGGACCCTGTCGTCCAACATGTATGCAGCGGTGCGCGCCGACTTCACCTACGCGGTGGTGGATGCTGGCGAGGCCCTGCCGGGGGTGAAGCAGCTCATCGTGGCGTCCGGGCTGCGTGAGGCGCTGGAGAAGAAGCTCGGCCGGCCCTTGCCAGTACTGCGTGAGACGAGCGGAGCCGAGCTGATCGGGAAGAAATACAAGGCTCCCTTCGATCTGTTCGCTGCGAGTGCCGCGCCGTTCCCGGTCGTCCACAGCGTCATCGGCGCGGACTTCGTGACCCTCGATGCCGGAACCGGCATCGTCCACGTCGCGCCCGCCTTCGGTGAAGACGATCATTCTGCGCACCGGGCCCAGCTCAAGAAGGACCACACCCTGCCGCTTTTCAACGCGGTGAAGCCCGATGGCACGTTCATCGACGCGATGGGCAAGTATGCCGGCCGGTGGGTCAAGGCGTGCGACAAGGAGCTCTCCGCTGACCTCAAGGAGCGTGGTCTGCTCGTTCATGCCGAGACCTACCGGCACGAGTACCCCTTCTGCTGGCGCGCGGACGACGACCCACTCATCCAGTACGCGCGCCCCGCCTGGTACATCCGCACGACGGCGCTCATCGACCGCGCCATCGAGAACAACCAGACCGTCCAGTGGCTCCCGGAGCACATCAAGACAGGCCGCTTCGGTGATTTCCTCGCCAACAATGTGGACTGGGCGCTCAGCCGCGAGCGCTACTGGGGGACACCGCTCAACATCTGGATCTGCACGAAGGACCGCGAGCACCGCCACGCGCCCGCCTCGGTCTCGGAGATCGAGCAGCTCAACCCCCAGGCCTTCGCCCACTTCCATGCGGCGAAGCAGGCCGACCCTTCGCTGAACGACAACCTCATCGTCCACAAACCCTGGATCGACGAGGTGACCTTCCCGTGCCCAACCTGTGGCGCCGAGATGCGCCGCGTCCCCGACGTGATCGACGCCTGGTTCGACAGCGGCGCCATGCCCTTCGCCCAGTGGGGCTTCCCGCACGTCCAAGGCTCCAAGGAGCTGTTCGATCGCGCCTTCCCGGCGGACTTCATCAGCGAGGCGATCGATCAGACCCGCGGCTGGTTCTACTCGCTCCTCATGATCTCCACGCTCGTCTTCGACGAGGAGACGCAGGCCCGCCTCGGCCTCTCGCGCGTGCGGAGCTACCCCCATCCGTACCAGACCTGCGTCGTGCTCGGCCACGTGGGCGATCGCGAGGGCAAGAAAGAGAGCAAGTCCAAAGGCAACTACACGCCACCCGAGGTGATCCTCGACCGGGTGCGCATGGAGTTCGCGGCCGCGCGCGTGGGCGAGGTGAAGGGCGCACAGCCCAGAGATGGCGTGGCACTCATCGCCCGGGAAGACTTCGAGGGCCTGGATCTCGCCGGCGAATCTGCGCGGGTGGTGCTCTACCGGGCCGATCGCACCGGTGAGCCTGTCACGATGGAGCTGCGGCCTCAGAAGGGCATGCCCCGACGCATCGTCGCTCTTGCAGACGCCGATCTCACCCGGCTCGGCCTCACCCCCAGGGAGAACCCGCTATCGGTGATGCCGAACGACGTCCTCCGCCTCGCGTCCGAGCAGCGTGTCTTCATCGAAGACCCCTCGACCCCTGCGCCGGGGGCCGATGCTTTCCGCTGGTTCTTCTATGCCGCCTCGCCGTCGTGGACCAACACGCGTCACTCGCTGACCAACGTGCGCGGCTACCAGAAGGAGTTCGCGATCAAGCTCCGGAACGTCTACTCCTTCTTCACCATCTACGCGAACATCGACGGCTTCTCGCCGGCGGAGGGTAACCCCGACGCGAAGGGGACCACGCCGACCGACCTGGCGAAG is part of the Chondromyces crocatus genome and encodes:
- a CDS encoding cupin domain-containing protein, which produces MSDPRPPALDPATVEPLTNTGYPEPFRLAVAGRARRRIGKALGLTRFGVNLTQLAPGAASSQRHWHSHDEEFVYVVEGELVLVTDAGEQVLRAGMAAGFPAGRPDGHQLVNRSDRPAVYLEVGTDEEQDHAVYSDIDMECRPQPGGGFAYVHKDGTPW
- a CDS encoding tetratricopeptide repeat protein, which encodes MLVGLRVSFAAVVLVATFANAPFQCASEPDLRRRRVEDPSEVLFALAERFEAKGERDAQVATLRYLIERYPSSRFAGMARQDLESLGVPPTETNTTGERPPE
- a CDS encoding thiamine phosphate synthase → MRAPLVTQITATSVVPEVELVTRLRALGGWSEAWRARVAVQLRDPELSAAALLAMGRRLRAITAELGMALLVNDRLDVAQLLGAEGVHLGRRSVGVEEARRFLGGSAWISVACHDLDDIWRALVEGADAVTLSPVFASPGKGVPLGLEVLGVARSTIEQGPVSPDGLNGLGGLDSTQAHGQQRPRTVALIALGGIEARNAASCLAAGADGVAAIREAPARLLAALAEGEVGACLADAGEAPGALRHGVASRRKESKGR
- the ybaK gene encoding Cys-tRNA(Pro) deacylase yields the protein MKTNAARLLDALGIRYELREYEVEPEDLRAETVAAKIGMPPEQVWKTLVARGDRNGVCFAVVPATAALDLKGLAKLSGDRKVDTVPLKEVQPLTGYVRGGVTVLGAKKAYPVYADETIELFDVVSISAGVRGTQILIAPGDYLRAVKAQVGSIAALR
- a CDS encoding DUF2330 domain-containing protein — translated: MRYLHLACALTAASMAVAAPRVAEACGGVFPREVPGQPPEIITVTSQRIALSLSTEQSVLWSQIAYEGDPSDFAWVLPVGPGAVLEASTDAWFEALEAFTAPRVLAPLVTCHDDSGSGSSSGGCCGSAALDGGALSGRGNFGQGTPDVTVLHEGSVGNYQTVTLSSGSGEAIQTWLTTNGYAIPSAVIPVLDAYAAQGLDFIAMRLRPGASVSQMTPVRVVAPGGSPLVPLGMMAAGAGETVPLTLYVLGEGRYAPENFPSVTLDGNALRWDFAEESSNYETLRREELSREDRRGFLTSHVSQFPLVSPHHDPHGEMIRVTFDHTSSSATTIAEAYVLQHENNTGDPYGYCDLGMRLVTYPNLTVVETCPDGTREAGPCSDGRSVTAATFTCGDLSDVGRALIGLRPGDLVLTRLEADLPPSALEDDLRLEPASSQAPISSNLVAAKVENVPCGDYSVEPPGSEPLGRRIGNPAPAILAAALATAALRRRHRSRSR
- the ileS gene encoding isoleucine--tRNA ligase gives rise to the protein MSGDPSTPTSESASGLFDKVPTEINFPAEESTILAFWKQERVFEKTLSAETRATGPSRGTFVFYEGPPTANGMPHNGHVLTRAVKDVFPRYKTMCGYDVPRKAGWDTHGLPVEVEVEKELRIHGKADIEAYGVKPFISRCIASVFRYTEAWESLTDKVGFWVDLDKAYVTYHKSYVESVWWALAELHRKGLLYQGEKVVWWWAQGGTALSSAEVGQGYKTVDDPSVYVAFPLVDEPGTALAVWTTTPWTLSSNMYAAVRADFTYAVVDAGEALPGVKQLIVASGLREALEKKLGRPLPVLRETSGAELIGKKYKAPFDLFAASAAPFPVVHSVIGADFVTLDAGTGIVHVAPAFGEDDHSAHRAQLKKDHTLPLFNAVKPDGTFIDAMGKYAGRWVKACDKELSADLKERGLLVHAETYRHEYPFCWRADDDPLIQYARPAWYIRTTALIDRAIENNQTVQWLPEHIKTGRFGDFLANNVDWALSRERYWGTPLNIWICTKDREHRHAPASVSEIEQLNPQAFAHFHAAKQADPSLNDNLIVHKPWIDEVTFPCPTCGAEMRRVPDVIDAWFDSGAMPFAQWGFPHVQGSKELFDRAFPADFISEAIDQTRGWFYSLLMISTLVFDEETQARLGLSRVRSYPHPYQTCVVLGHVGDREGKKESKSKGNYTPPEVILDRVRMEFAAARVGEVKGAQPRDGVALIAREDFEGLDLAGESARVVLYRADRTGEPVTMELRPQKGMPRRIVALADADLTRLGLTPRENPLSVMPNDVLRLASEQRVFIEDPSTPAPGADAFRWFFYAASPSWTNTRHSLTNVRGYQKEFAIKLRNVYSFFTIYANIDGFSPAEGNPDAKGTTPTDLAKSAGYRPAKERSLLDRWMLSELSLATREVTGHLDAYHLYEAAQRLVDLVDALSNWYVRRSRSRFWAAEGMESAAGAASQATAEQDKRDAYFTLYEVLVALAKLSAPFTPFQAEALYQNLVRRPWPTSQPGSVHLCAFPQADEAAIDEGLAQEVRTVRDLVSLGLQVRTAHKLKVRQPLGRADIVLSDQSLTAALQREENAWLIRDELNMKELRFLKPGEEGAEVRYVLKPNFRALGPKLGKKVQLAKQALAKADASALRTQLALEGKVPLDLEGERIELGPEEIEVAVEASEGFAAAGGRVGVVVLHTALTDALRDEGLGRELLSRVQGLRKELDLGFTERIRLAIDGSERVKRVADAWRETLQQEALAIAVELKADAVIGERRELTVDGEALILVLGRVSNP